A window of Luteolibacter flavescens genomic DNA:
ACGCTGCTCGCGAAGGCGGCGAAGGAATTCAACGTTCCGGCCGTGATCACCGCGGTGGAGACCGAGTCCTTCAGCGGTTATGTCTGGCCGCAATTGCTCGATGTTTTCCCGGGTCAGGAAGTCATCGAGCGCACCTCGATGAACTCGTGGGACGACGCCGCCTTCCGCAAGGCGATCGAGGCCACCGGGAAAAAGAACATCCTGCTCACCGGCCTGTGGACGGAGGTCTGCGTGACCTGGCCGACCATCGAGATGCTCGGCGCGGGCTACAATATCTACGTCGTGGAAGACTGCTGCGGTGCCACCTCGCAGGCCGCGCATGAGGCGGCGCTCTCCCGCATGGTGCAGGCCGGTGCCGTCCGCGTCACCACCATCCCAGCACTGCTGGAGTGGCAGCGCGACTGGGCGCGCCGCGAGCACTACGACAAGCTCATGGGCATCATCAAGGAGCAGGGCGGTGCCTACGGCATCGGCGTGGAGTATGCCTACACCAT
This region includes:
- a CDS encoding hydrolase, with protein sequence MNPYHQLYTAEDSVVVFIDHQPQMTFGVANIDRATLINNVTLLAKAAKEFNVPAVITAVETESFSGYVWPQLLDVFPGQEVIERTSMNSWDDAAFRKAIEATGKKNILLTGLWTEVCVTWPTIEMLGAGYNIYVVEDCCGATSQAAHEAALSRMVQAGAVRVTTIPALLEWQRDWARREHYDKLMGIIKEQGGAYGIGVEYAYTMVHKAPQSAIKPQVVPAKAGH